Proteins encoded in a region of the Paenibacillus sp. E222 genome:
- a CDS encoding PAAR-like protein, with translation MGVTDTILTKDTLNKLLSSPWRSEDTYVTAGAYMHCTFGTHEEVLNKLEPNGVYINGSPMLTVEDCATSTSEPGTIHGIPYTKMGQEIDGNLYSFGYCRSELHPMKLAERVAGPKSDPSYIIDPDPTEPTCGQAIYPCAPGIMPTASASAQSTLMSKPSLSALIEALAGAKPQWTNGSPNVSIQGVPALTSKSCLFCTCGGQIRLLTNGMDPAPPEFAVR, from the coding sequence ATGGGAGTTACAGATACAATCTTAACGAAGGATACGCTAAACAAGCTGCTTTCCTCCCCCTGGAGGAGTGAAGATACATATGTAACGGCAGGAGCCTATATGCATTGTACGTTTGGAACCCATGAGGAGGTACTGAACAAGCTGGAGCCCAATGGGGTGTACATAAACGGTAGCCCGATGCTAACGGTCGAGGATTGTGCCACGTCCACTTCTGAGCCAGGGACGATTCACGGTATACCTTATACAAAAATGGGACAGGAAATCGACGGGAACTTATACTCCTTCGGGTATTGCCGGAGTGAGCTGCATCCGATGAAGTTAGCTGAACGTGTCGCAGGACCCAAATCGGATCCTTCGTACATTATTGACCCCGATCCAACAGAACCAACATGTGGACAGGCTATCTACCCTTGTGCCCCTGGAATTATGCCCACCGCCTCGGCTTCTGCTCAAAGCACATTGATGTCAAAGCCTTCGTTAAGTGCACTGATCGAGGCATTGGCAGGGGCAAAGCCCCAGTGGACCAATGGAAGTCCCAATGTGTCCATTCAGGGAGTACCGGCCCTGACCAGTAAGTCCTGCCTGTTCTGTACGTGTGGAGGACAGATACGCTTGTTAACCAATGGCATGGATCCGGCTCCTCCGGAGTTTGCTGTAAGGTAA